Proteins from a single region of Companilactobacillus farciminis KCTC 3681 = DSM 20184:
- a CDS encoding adenylosuccinate synthase, whose amino-acid sequence MTTVVVVGTQWGDEGKGKITDYFSGEANIIARYQGGDNAGHTLNIDNNVYKLRSVPSGILYSDKTSVIGNGVVLNLESLQEELNRLHEQGVDTTNLKISNRAQLILPYHIQLDKLQEQAKGDSKVGTTNRGIGPAYTDKASRVGIRMADILDKDLFKELLTQNLEQKNALFTKIYGAEPMKFDDIFEKYYQIGQDLKDRVIDTSAYLNKELKNGKNVLFEGAQGIMLDIDHGTYPYVTSSNPAGGVTTGAGVGAPLIDNVIGVVKAYTSRVGAGPFPTEQLNDTGDFLREAGHEYGTVTHRPRRVGWLDLVVLKHSCNVAGVTHLSLNCLDVLTGLDEIKVCTGYDLNGKIIDEYPANLNVLAKCKPVYKTFKGWTEDMTQAKSLNDLPQQARDYLDFIKDQLGVEYATVSVGPDREQTIEVNDVWKN is encoded by the coding sequence ATGACGACAGTTGTTGTAGTAGGTACCCAATGGGGCGATGAAGGTAAAGGTAAGATTACCGATTATTTCAGTGGTGAAGCTAATATTATTGCACGTTACCAAGGTGGAGATAATGCCGGCCACACTTTGAATATCGATAACAACGTTTACAAATTAAGATCTGTTCCTTCAGGTATTTTGTATTCAGATAAAACTAGTGTTATTGGAAATGGGGTTGTTTTAAACCTCGAATCACTTCAAGAAGAATTGAATCGTCTCCACGAACAAGGGGTAGATACAACTAATTTGAAGATTTCTAACCGCGCACAGTTGATTTTGCCTTATCACATTCAACTAGATAAGTTGCAAGAACAAGCTAAGGGTGATTCTAAAGTTGGTACAACTAACCGTGGAATCGGACCTGCATATACTGACAAAGCTTCACGTGTTGGTATTAGAATGGCTGATATTCTTGATAAAGACTTATTCAAAGAATTGTTGACACAAAACCTTGAACAAAAGAATGCATTGTTTACTAAGATTTACGGTGCTGAACCAATGAAGTTTGATGATATTTTTGAAAAATATTACCAAATTGGTCAAGACTTAAAAGATCGTGTCATCGATACTTCTGCCTATTTGAACAAAGAACTAAAGAATGGCAAAAATGTCCTATTTGAAGGTGCACAAGGAATCATGCTTGACATCGATCATGGTACTTATCCTTATGTTACTTCTTCAAATCCTGCCGGTGGTGTAACTACTGGTGCTGGTGTTGGTGCCCCATTGATCGACAACGTGATTGGAGTTGTTAAAGCCTATACTTCACGTGTTGGTGCTGGTCCATTCCCTACTGAACAACTAAACGATACTGGGGATTTCTTGCGTGAAGCAGGTCATGAATATGGTACTGTTACACATCGTCCTCGTCGTGTTGGTTGGTTAGATCTAGTTGTTTTGAAGCATTCATGTAACGTGGCTGGTGTGACACACTTGTCATTGAATTGCTTGGATGTTTTGACTGGCTTAGACGAAATCAAAGTCTGCACCGGCTATGACTTAAACGGCAAGATCATCGATGAATATCCTGCTAACTTAAATGTTTTAGCTAAGTGCAAACCAGTTTACAAGACCTTTAAAGGTTGGACTGAAGACATGACTCAAGCTAAGAGCCTCAACGACTTGCCACAACAAGCTAGAGACTATCTAGACTTCATCAAAGACCAATTAGGCGTTGAATACGCTACTGTTTCAGTTGGTCCTGATCGTGAACAAACTATTGAAGTAAATGATGTTTGGAAAAACTAA